DNA from Sorex araneus isolate mSorAra2 chromosome 6, mSorAra2.pri, whole genome shotgun sequence:
GGAAGCCGGGAGCGGAGCCACCTGCCGAAACCCATCCAACTGGGTGAGGACAGGGCCTGCCTTCAGGCTCCCTCTGACCCACAGGCCCCACTGGCCGAGGGGGAAAGCCTGGAATCGTCCCgtcccctggggggcgggggggcggggtgctgacCTGGAGCCATCAAAGGCTGGATGGGGCCACGAGGATTTCTTTCCCAACCCCGGAGCCAGGCACACTGATTCAGTCTGCAGTTCCTTCCCGCTCCTGCTTACTGCCCGCCGGCTAGGAGGGgactccagtccacacacagagagacacaccagagacacacgcacacagagacacaggcacacagagacacacagagacacatgcacacagagacacatgcacacagagacacacacagagacacacacagagacatatgcacacagagacacaggcacacagagacacacagagacacatgcacacagagacacatgcacacagagacatgcagagacacacagagacatatgcacacagagacacatgcacacagagacacacgtgcgcgcgcgcgcacacacacacacacacgcacacacacactgactccAGATTTAAGATCTCTCTCATGAacactctctcacatacacacagagactcTGGGATTTGAGCTTTCTGTCTctcatgtctgtctgtctgtctgtctgtctctcttacacatacacacacacacactgactctAGATTTGAGATCTCTCTCATgaacagactctctctctctctctctctctctctctctctctctctctctctgtctcgcgcgcgcgcgcgcacacacacacacacatacacacacacgcacgcacatatgGACTCTGGGATTTGagctctctgtctttctgtctctgtctctctcacacacacacagactctgggATTTGAGCTCTATCTCATGTCTgttggtctgtctgtctgtctgtctctctctctctctctctcacacacacacacacacacacacacggactctGGGATTTGagctctctgtctttctgtctctgtctctctctgtctctctcacacacacacagactctgggATTTGAGCTCTACctcatgtctgtctgtctgtctgtctgtctctctctctctctctctctctctctctcacacacacacacacacacacacacacacgcacacagaggaTTACTTCAGGGTGACTCCTACAGAGATTTGATCTCCCGAGCATTCCTTTTTTCACTGTCATCACTCCCCAGACATCCTAGCAGACGGGCCGAGTTAGGACCCAGCCATCCCGGTTCCAGTTCGGGTGGCCCTGTGTCCCCCCGGGGCCAGGAAGGGGCAGGCGGCCCATGTCAGGAACTGTGTTCTCCTCTCGCGCCCTCTCCCCGCTGCAGACGCTGACGCAGGTGCTGTGGGCCATCTCCTCGGCCATCTCGGTGGCCTTCTTCGCCCTGTCGGGGATCTCTGCGCAGCTGCTGAATGCCCTGGGGCTGGACGGTGAGTGCTGGGGAGAGACGCGGTTCgggtttggtgggggtgggggctccgcccgcccctccccagcgGTGGGGGCCGCCTTTCCCAGGTTCAGGctcccccccaggcccctgcccgccccccgcccgcagcTCACAGACCTTCCTCCCGGGACGGTGCCAGAGCCTGTGTCTGGCCTCGCCTGTGTCTGGCGCTGCCTTGCCAGGGCGCGGGGCGGCCCCCCCTGCCCCGTTTCCCCCACGTTGTCATTGACTCTTTGGCTCTCGCCCCCCCGCAGGAGACCGCCTGACCGAGGACCTGAAGCTCAGCCCCGCGCAGGTGCAGACCTTCCTGCTGTGGGGCGCGGGGGCCCTGGTGGCCTACTGGCTCCTGTCCCTGCTCCTCGGCCTGGCCTTGGCCCTGCTGGGCCGCATCCTCTGGGGCCTGAAGCTCGTCCTCTTCCTGGCCGCCTTCGTGGCCCTGGTGCGCTCCGTGCCGGACCCGTCCACTCGGGCCctgctgctcctggccctgctcacccTCTACGCCCTGCTGAGCCGCCTGGCGGGCAGCCGGGCCGCAGGGCCGCAGCTGGAGGCCAaggtgcgggggctggagcgccAGGTGGAGGAGCTGCGCTGGCGGCAGCGGCGGGCGGccaaggggccccggggtgcCGAGGAGGAGTGAGCCCCGTCGGGGCCGCCGCACCGCCCGCGTCCGTCCTCACCAAAGAGCCCCGCTGCTTCCGGGGGCCCGCGCCCCGTGCCTGGCCCGGCCTGCACCTTTGCACCAGACCCCCCGCCCGCTGGGCTGAGCGAGAAGAAGCCCCCGTGGGTGGCCCTTGCTCGGCCGCCTCGGAGCCCCGGGGTCCGAGGTTCTCTGTCCTGGGCTGGTGCTCTTAACCCTTCGTCCagccccgctcctcctcctcctcgtcctcctcctcctcttccggGACCCTCAGCGGCCCCCTCTCCGCTGCTGCCTTGCCTTCCTCGGGGACGCTCTCACTCCCCCAGCTTCTAGCTTCTCCTTTGCCAAGCACTGTGTGCGTCTGCCAGGTGGCGCCCCCCCCGACCCCCTCCCGCTTCCTCGGTGGCGGCGGTGGGGGTCCCCCTCCTCCCGatggtgggggccaggggagggcgaTTCCTGGGCCTGGCCGGGACGTCCACACTAGAGCCTGTTACAAGTGCCTTAAGCATCCCGGGCCCGCTGCCCGCCCGTACTGTATGCGGCTGCGGCTGCTCGAAACAGGGAGAGACGCCACCCCCCCCCACGACGGTGGCCATCAGgcacccccccaggcccccagggggGCTCCAGAGGAAGGGGTCTCCCAGTGGCGCTGCTCCACGGGGCCCCCACTgcctccgtccccctcggagcTGCCAATCAAggccacccccccctccccgcaccgaGGAGGGGCCTGTGTGCCTGCCCCAGCCCGCTTGGCTGTGCCCACGCGTGTGTGTGGGGCGCGACCGCGTCTGCCCTTCACCCCGAGGTGAAGCATGAATCCAGGCCCAGCCTGCCCCTTCAGGTTTGATGTGGACTCACAGCCGCCgcgatatatatttttatctgcgCTTGGTTTGGTTTCCAATAAAGTGCACGCTATTTTACGGCCTCGTCTCGTCTGTGTGAAGGGTGCCTGCGCTGAGAGTGGGTCGCTTtgattctccccccccccacacacagataaGTGCAagtcccttccctctctctccccccacccccagggcagggGGGGGCAGCCCCAAGACCTGCTCATACCAGGCACTTTCCCCCAGGGGCAGGAAGGGTGAAGAAGGCATAGATCCTCTCCCCCACATTGTCCCAGAACCCGCAGGGACTGACCACAGGGGACTGACCACAGCGGccttgggctgggggtggggtaagCCCACCCAGCTCTGGAACTGCCCAAGGCTGGCCTCCCTCTGGTGGCCTacttcctgccctgcctgccctcccccccaccccccaccggctCTGCCCTCTGCTTGGGTCGGGTGAGGGGGTCCTTTGGAAGCAGCCCAGGGTACAGCCACGTGCAGTCGGGCCCCTCCACACATTGCTGCCAGGGCTGTGCAGGGAGCCCCCACCTGCCCGCCAGGCCCTCTCCCAGCCTTTCCTAGCGCCCCGGCCCGAGCTGGAGCAGAAACCCGAGCTGCCAGCCTCAGAGCCCTTCCTCCAGCGCCCGGCCCCGGGctgccccctctctctgcccctttcggCCAGCCCAGCCTTGTTGCTCGGGGGTCCCAGGACTGTGGCTCTGACTCCGATGCCCGAGGCCAGCCCTGCGAGCCCGTGAGGCTGGAGGGCGTGGCTCCCACGTTGCTTCCGaggcgggggtggcggggagacACTCCCCTCCCgacccctcccgcctcccccaatCCCGGGTGCCCTCTGGGTCGCGGCGCGCGCCGGGGCGGGAGCTGCGGGGCACTAGGACccggcgggcggcgcgcgcggcgcccctgcctcccccgcgccgggccgggccggggctccCGCTCCATTGTCTGGGCACCGCCGCGGCGGGGCGGCcgcagggcagcgggcagcgggcactgGGGCGCAGGGCAGCGGGGGCCCGGGCCGCCCGCAGCCCGCAGCGCGCCTTCCGCCGCCACCATGTGCGGACGCACGGCGGGGCGCGCGGCCGCCCGGGGGCCGGTTGGCGCCGCGCTccgcctgctgctgctgcagctgctgacCCTGGCCCTGGACGTCGGGAGAGGTCAGCGGGGTTGGGGGGCGCGCcggggggcggggtgcgggggggggttGCCCGGGGAGCTGGGGGAGTCGAGCCCCGCAGGGTCGCCCCGCGGCGCGGGGGGTCCGGCCGCCCCGGCGCGCGGGGTCCCTCGGGCGTCCCTCGCTGGCCCCGTCGGGCCGCGCCTGGCCGAACCCGGGACCGGCGCGTGGACCCCcacgcgccccccgcgccccccgccagCTGCCCTCCCGCAGCCAGCGCGTGCGTCCGGGCCGGCTGTCCACTCGCTGCGCCCGCCCAGCGCCGCGCGTCCGGGCGTCCGAGCCGCCGGCCAGCCCCGGGGGCCCGGACccgagactctctctctctctcgggggccttacccgccccccctccacccccggctCCCTGAGCGCGCACGGGGACCCCCCGCCGGCCGGGGAAGGGGCGCCCGCCCGGTCCCGTCCCGGGCTCCTCGGGGCGACGGTCCCACCACTgcccggggcaggcaggggctgtgACCGCCGTGGGGACTGGGTCCCGcggaggaggtgggtgggggacacGGACGTCGCCTCCacaccccgcccaccccacctcaccccgccccgggccccgggtgATGGGGGCATCTCTGCGCGGCGCGTCCCGGGGCGTCTGGTCCTGATGCAGGTCGGAGCCGGCGGCCGCCCCCGGCGCCGCTCACCCACCTgttgagctgggggggggggatgcgggACTTGACCCCGGGGCTCGACTCAGGCTCCCGctcccgggcgggcggggcgggtcTTGGAGGAGGTGGAAACCCTCGAGTGCCCCaggcagtggggggcgggggcggagctgGCTCCCGGGCTGCTTTCAACCACCTGCTCCCCTACCCCCGGGGACCCCCACGCCGCAGCCTGTAATAACCCctggcggggggagagagaggagggaagccTCGGCACATCCATTAGGCGGCAGCCGCCACCCCCTCCTGACATCCGCCCCCACCCGTCCCCAGCCGTATTCCACAGGTGACAGGTTTAAACCCAGGCGTCCTGGAGCCCTGCGCGGCCAGGAGGAAAACAGGCCCCCACGGAGAAGGCTCTGGAAAGGCTGTCTCTGTTTCAGAGCAGTGGGGGGCCAGGGGTGTCAAAGTCAGGGGGAACCTGTGGCGGGCAGGCAATCAAGGAGGGCTTTCTGAAGGAGGCAGCATTCATTCCCTAccctgaaggaggaggaggaggaggaggagggctctgccagcaggcagggaaggggagTCCCTGATAAGGAGTGATGTCTGCCTGCCCCctgctgcttggggtgggggggggctgggggggacgcagagggcagggagggcagtggCGCTTGCCCTACCGCATCTTGAGCTCTGAGATGGCAAAAAGCACTTTTTCCTCTCAGCCCCAATTTTTTCCATCCATCGAAGGGGAGTTACAGTAGTggaaatgcattctttttttttttttggtttttgggtcacacccggcgatgcacaggggttactcctggctatgcactcaggaattactcctggtggtgctcgggggaccctatgggatgctgggattcgaacctgggtctgccgcgtgcaaggcaaacgccctacctgctgtgctatcattccagcccctctttattttttttattactaaaatGGAAAGGGTTAACCAGCGTATAAAATAGTTTAAGCagagcaaccccccccccccccatttaatTATCACTgtgtgtttctgggtcacacctgatggtgctcagggtttattcctggctcgctcggggctgggggtcacacaccctgcttgctctctctctctctctctctctctctctctctctctctctctctctctctctctctctctctctctctctctctctctctcgctctctctctctctctctctccacccccgaattatcactttgtttttgtttttgtttttgggtcacacccggcgatgctcaggggttactcctggctcatgcactcaggaattacccctggcggtgctcaggggaccctatgggatgctgggaatcaaacccgggtcggccgcgtgcaaggcaaacgccctccccgctgtgctatcgctccagcccccgaaatgaTCACTTTTCTTAATAGCCAACTCATAGCTGATATAAAGCCAATAAGGCCTTAGTGGCCCTTGACCCTTCAGTGCTTGCCGAGTTGACACTTGCCCTGGGTTGGTGCCCCCTCCGGCCCCCCTCATGCACCTGGTGCCCAGGAAAAAGGGAAACAAGtttgggggcagtgggagggctctgcggtgttgggggggggtgcccggaggcaggggaggggcctcTGCCGCTGCTCAGCTCCCCTGGCTCCACCAGCTCGGGGGCTGAACCCCACGAATGGCGGAGGCCAGGAGGTGggtggaagtgggggaggggagcccagaggaggggggcgaggggggtcCCAGCAGGAGGAGGCAGTGGCCGGGCCTGATTCGGGGACTTACGCACCAAGTCCCGGCCCAGTCATGCGGCAGGCCCGGGAGGCACCGGGGTCCCCGCACCCGTGAAGTAGGGgaagccccccccacacccccgtttCCTGGGGGAAGGGTCTTTGTCCGTCGCCTGCTCGCCCCTCCAGCACTGcagccgcccctccccgccgcccccctctctcccctccagtgGGCTGTGAGCCGGACCCCCCGGACCCCATCTATCTGCCCGCGGCCCTGGAACTCCTGGATGCCCCCGAGCACTTCCGCGTCCAGCAGGTGGGCCAGTACCCGCCGGCCaactcctccctgggctcccggTCCGAGACcttcctgctgctccagccctggccccgcgCCCAGCCGCTGCTCCGAGCTTCCTACCCGCCCTTCGCTACTCAGCAGGTGAGCGGCCGGGCCAGGGACccggggcgccgggggcggggggtgggaggtggggaggtcacCTGGGGGACCCCACACCTAGGTCTGCCTGCCACATGGGGCTTGGGGACCTTTCTCTGCCCGCGCACTGTGGCCCATTTCCCAGAGCGGGAAACTGAGACCCAGACGGACTACCCTGCGGGTGGCACCCTGTGTGCACAGGCCTCCCGGCGTGCCCCGCGCCTGCCAAGGCTgatgtctcccctctccctgcaggtGGTTCCTCCTCAggccactgagccccaccagcggCCCGTGCCCTGGGACGTGCGGGCCGTGTCTGTGGAGGCGGCCGTGACCCCCGCCGAGCCCCACGCCCGCGTCCTGTTCCACCTCAAAGGGCAGGACTGGCCGCCTGGGCCCGGCAGCCTGCCCTGCGCCCGGCTC
Protein-coding regions in this window:
- the TMEM109 gene encoding transmembrane protein 109, encoding MLGTGSVSPWARRLLRVVAALGLLALLSLHAASAQSHQDFPPPMGQRKRDVPVDVLSQMGRSVRGTLDDWVGPETMHLVSETLTQVLWAISSAISVAFFALSGISAQLLNALGLDGDRLTEDLKLSPAQVQTFLLWGAGALVAYWLLSLLLGLALALLGRILWGLKLVLFLAAFVALVRSVPDPSTRALLLLALLTLYALLSRLAGSRAAGPQLEAKVRGLERQVEELRWRQRRAAKGPRGAEEE